AACACATGCTATAATCTGGAAAGAAAGCATTTTGCATCTCTCCACAAGAGAAATGCAGAAACTGATACGAGATCCCTATCCAACTATTGCTTCTTCAATTTTCCAGCTACAAAACATCCAAATTTACCGTCCAGGAGGATGAGGAATCATAGATAATAATTTATCTATCTAGataagaataaaaattaaagaaattaacaGAAAACTAAACACTAGGATCAAATGATGAATGAACAACTTTGTTCTGCTGTCTTCCCACGAGCCAAAGCAGTGTCCTCCTTGCAAAAGATGGTGGATTTGCTTGAGAATCCAAACTGTTACAACTAACACTAACATTCTCCTCATCACAACCCAATTCACTCCCTCCATTTTCCCACCTACCAATGTCAATCTCTGAAATAGTCCTCCTACTCCCACTCTCAACATTCTTGGCCTTCACTTCGTCTCCGGAAGCCACGCCACTCCGGTGCACAGGAAACCGGAAGGAAGAGGCCAGTCTCGACGAATCTCCTGCCCTATTCGGATTCTCTTTCTTCCCGCGGAGCCAAATCTTCGATATAGAGAAGCTCTCCCTCTTGCTCCTCCCAATGGTATTATTGCCAATAGTAATACTAGCACTAGCAGTCCCTTGAGTCTCAAGGCCTCCAATTGCTTCAACCCCACTGAACTTGAATTCTCTTCTGGATTCACAATCACATTCAGACATTGCTTGCCTGTGACCTGGTGTTAATGGCAGAGTAGGCTTCTTGCTTGGTTGCTTTTTCATTGAGGCTCTAATGGGTACTTGCAACGAAGAATTGTCATCCATTACGTATGCAAATGACCCCATAGAAAAGCACCTTCTTGCATCCACATTGCTGTCACTACTCccttcaccaccaccatccaCATTTCTGAACTTTCCAAGCTTCACAGGCACTACCTTTTCCCCTGAATCCACCATTACCGTCGGATTAGCCTCCTCTTTCGTCACAATTTCGCACGATTTGCGGTGGGACAAGCCCAATTCGACGTCTCCATGAAAACCCAGATGGGAATTTGGTCCCAATACTGAGTTGGTTCTGCCAATAGCAGCCTCTCTATCAGAGACCATCTCTCTTGAGCTGTCACTCCCAGAttcaagaacaagaacaatgGGGGAACAGCTATTGTTTGGAGAGAAATCAGGGAGCAAAGTAGCTCTACACAAAGGGCAAGTTGAGTGAGACAAGAGCCATGTGTCTATGCAGTCCATGTGAAAGGCATGGCTGCACTTGGGCAACAATCTGAGCTTATCTTCAGTCTCAAACTCACACAAACACACAGCACAATCAAACGGATTTTTCAATCCTATGATGGCTTTGTAATGGAAGATAGGGAGAGTGTCTATGAAAGACTGGTCAACCCCAGCATCATGGAGGTGGAACAGTTGCTGCAATT
The window above is part of the Prunus dulcis chromosome 1, ALMONDv2, whole genome shotgun sequence genome. Proteins encoded here:
- the LOC117616791 gene encoding RING-H2 finger protein ATL13, which translates into the protein MVWSLLEIKEKGLATTTLQPYLVPQPPPPSNVQSDSFSFGNKVSPSILLIIIILAIIFFVSGLLHLLVRFLLRPSSRDADDLESVTVLQGQLQQLFHLHDAGVDQSFIDTLPIFHYKAIIGLKNPFDCAVCLCEFETEDKLRLLPKCSHAFHMDCIDTWLLSHSTCPLCRATLLPDFSPNNSCSPIVLVLESGSDSSREMVSDREAAIGRTNSVLGPNSHLGFHGDVELGLSHRKSCEIVTKEEANPTVMVDSGEKVVPVKLGKFRNVDGGGEGSSDSNVDARRCFSMGSFAYVMDDNSSLQVPIRASMKKQPSKKPTLPLTPGHRQAMSECDCESRREFKFSGVEAIGGLETQGTASASITIGNNTIGRSKRESFSISKIWLRGKKENPNRAGDSSRLASSFRFPVHRSGVASGDEVKAKNVESGSRRTISEIDIGRWENGGSELGCDEENVSVSCNSLDSQANPPSFARRTLLWLVGRQQNKVVHSSFDPSV